The proteins below are encoded in one region of Algiphilus sp.:
- a CDS encoding alkaline phosphatase PhoX: protein MDRRGLIKGIGGAAVASAFAGWQRVHADGPVAAEGFGPLRPDPGGIFDLPEGFGYRIIARDGETMADGLLRPARPDGMAAFPGPDGRVVLVCNHENSPEDTGNGAFGSELERLQKAHRDRLFDAGDAGIGQGGTTTLVYDPGSGLVERQFLSLGGTERNCAGGPTPWGSWLSCEESVARAGALRTRDHGWVFDVPAQVDGGLIEAQPLTALGRFNHEAAAVSADRAVIYMTEDRGDGLFYRALLAEPGNPAAGARLQALALPELPRADTRNWNGSRLPVGATRRVAWIDLERTDAPEDDLRIRGHAAGAALFARGEGLWAGDGAFYFACTSGGPAEMGQVFRYTPEGEGGQLELMVESDGRLLRNADNLTVAPWGDLLVCEDTDDHCGLIGVTPDGALYPFARNLYTPSELAGACFAPDGRTLFVNIQKRGLTLAITGPFPGA, encoded by the coding sequence TTGGACAGACGCGGACTGATCAAGGGCATCGGCGGCGCGGCGGTGGCCAGCGCCTTCGCCGGCTGGCAGCGCGTGCACGCCGACGGCCCGGTGGCGGCCGAGGGCTTCGGCCCGCTGCGCCCGGACCCCGGCGGCATCTTCGACCTGCCCGAGGGCTTCGGCTACCGGATCATTGCCAGGGACGGCGAGACCATGGCCGACGGCCTGCTGCGCCCGGCGCGGCCCGACGGCATGGCCGCCTTCCCGGGACCGGACGGCCGTGTGGTGCTGGTCTGCAATCACGAGAATTCGCCCGAGGACACCGGCAACGGCGCCTTCGGCAGCGAGCTGGAGCGGTTGCAGAAAGCCCACCGCGACCGCCTCTTCGACGCCGGCGATGCCGGCATCGGGCAGGGCGGCACCACCACTCTGGTCTACGACCCGGGCAGCGGCCTTGTCGAGCGCCAGTTCCTCAGCCTCGGCGGCACCGAGCGCAACTGCGCCGGTGGCCCCACGCCCTGGGGATCCTGGCTGTCCTGCGAGGAGTCCGTGGCGCGCGCTGGCGCGCTGCGCACCCGCGACCACGGCTGGGTCTTTGACGTGCCGGCGCAGGTCGACGGCGGCCTGATCGAGGCGCAGCCGCTGACCGCGCTGGGCCGCTTCAATCACGAGGCCGCGGCGGTCTCGGCAGACCGTGCCGTCATCTACATGACCGAGGACCGCGGCGACGGCCTGTTCTACCGGGCGCTCCTCGCCGAGCCCGGCAACCCGGCCGCAGGCGCGCGCCTGCAGGCGCTGGCGCTGCCGGAGCTGCCCCGTGCAGACACCCGCAACTGGAACGGCAGCAGGCTGCCGGTGGGCGCAACGCGTCGCGTCGCGTGGATCGATCTCGAGCGCACCGACGCCCCCGAGGACGACCTGCGCATCCGTGGCCATGCTGCAGGCGCGGCGCTGTTCGCGCGCGGCGAGGGCCTCTGGGCCGGCGACGGCGCCTTCTACTTCGCCTGTACCTCCGGCGGCCCCGCCGAGATGGGCCAGGTCTTCCGCTACACCCCGGAAGGCGAGGGCGGGCAGCTGGAACTGATGGTGGAATCGGACGGCCGCCTGCTGCGCAACGCCGACAACCTCACCGTGGCCCCCTGGGGCGACCTGCTGGTCTGCGAGGACACCGACGACCACTGCGGCCTCATCGGCGTCACCCCCGACGGCGCGCTCTACCCCTTCGCCCGCAACCTCTACACCCCGTCCGAGCTGGCCGGCGCCTGCTTCGCACCGGATGGCCGCACCCTCTTCGTCAACATCCAGAAGCGCGGTCTGACGCTGGCCATAACCGGTCCGTTTCCTGGCGCCTGA
- a CDS encoding helix-turn-helix transcriptional regulator: MIRCHLSRYMGEHKLNVAELARQTQLSRNTLTLLYKETASRIDLETIDALCRHFDCKVGDLLEFVD; this comes from the coding sequence ATGATTCGATGCCATCTGTCCCGCTACATGGGCGAGCACAAGCTCAACGTGGCCGAGCTCGCACGCCAGACCCAGCTCAGCCGCAACACACTGACACTGCTCTATAAGGAAACAGCCAGCAGGATCGATCTCGAAACGATTGACGCCCTCTGCCGGCACTTCGACTGCAAGGTCGGAGACCTGCTGGAATTCGTCGATTGA